In a genomic window of Rhododendron vialii isolate Sample 1 chromosome 12a, ASM3025357v1:
- the LOC131310187 gene encoding uncharacterized protein LOC131310187 produces MLPLSVCFMKDHASYPNSNRCDYYVIIDGGDEIIAAQARHHGTDHAIYQRVIYACSCVFIAGGGGSSTGRGLTHRGTQQPPRHHHVSRRLKFSKLFKFGPIKESIVSREMARRYMMDMITYADTSVVVVGAGFAGLSWAYEHKKILDVQVM; encoded by the exons ATGCTCCCTTTATCCGTTTGTTTTATGAAAGACCATGCAAGTTATCCAAATAGTAATCGATGCGATTACTATGTTATTATTGATGGAGGTGACGAGATAATTGCTGCCCAAGCAAGGCACCATGGAACTGATCATGCAATTTACCAA AGAGTGATTTATGCGTGTAGTTGTGTATTTATCGCTGGTGGAGGTGGTTCATCGACTGGGCGCGGTCTGACCCACCGAGGCACACAACAACCACCTCGCCATCACCATGTTAGCCGCCGCCTTAAGTTCTCTAAGTTGTTCAAGTTCGGTCCGATTAAGGAGTCGATTGTGTCGCGAGAAATGGCTCGCAGGTACATGATGGATATGATCACCTACGCCGACACCAGCGTCGTGGTTGTCGGCGCTGGGTTTGCTGGACTTTCTTGGGCTTACGAGCACAAGAAGATCCTAGATGTCCAGGTGATGTAA